The Burkholderia mayonis genome window below encodes:
- the fdhD gene encoding formate dehydrogenase accessory sulfurtransferase FdhD, which produces MSLSETVEPSGIVELAVRRRRGDAVEATVDHVGQEWPVALVFNGISHAVMMCTPRDLEAFAVGFAVSEGIVERGSDVKDIEVVLHGDAPLPHAEVQLTVVQQAFAALKEKRRALAGRTGCGVCGIESIDLLDLVPERVPDTGFLARIAPDAIARAARDLPAHQVLTRQTGGLHAAAWCDASGAIVHAFEDIGRHNALDKLIGTLTLERADMTNGFVFLSSRASYELVRKSARVGIPMVATISAPSSLAIEIARQAGLRLVSFCREAGYVDYGSA; this is translated from the coding sequence GTGAGTCTGTCCGAAACCGTCGAACCCAGCGGCATCGTCGAGCTCGCGGTGCGCAGGCGGCGCGGCGACGCGGTCGAAGCGACCGTCGACCACGTCGGCCAGGAATGGCCCGTCGCGCTCGTGTTCAACGGCATCTCGCACGCGGTGATGATGTGCACGCCACGCGATCTGGAAGCGTTCGCGGTCGGCTTCGCGGTGTCGGAAGGCATCGTCGAGCGCGGCAGCGACGTGAAGGACATCGAAGTCGTGCTGCACGGCGACGCGCCGCTGCCGCACGCCGAAGTGCAGCTCACGGTCGTCCAGCAGGCGTTCGCCGCGCTGAAGGAGAAGCGCCGCGCGCTCGCGGGGCGCACCGGCTGCGGCGTGTGCGGCATCGAGAGTATCGATCTGCTCGATCTCGTGCCGGAACGCGTGCCGGATACCGGCTTTCTCGCGCGCATCGCGCCGGATGCGATCGCACGCGCGGCGCGCGATCTCCCCGCCCATCAGGTGCTCACGCGGCAGACGGGCGGGCTGCACGCGGCCGCGTGGTGCGACGCATCGGGCGCGATCGTCCACGCGTTCGAGGACATCGGCCGCCACAACGCGCTCGACAAGCTGATCGGCACGCTCACGCTCGAACGCGCCGACATGACGAACGGCTTCGTCTTCCTGTCGAGCCGCGCGAGCTACGAGCTCGTGCGCAAGTCCGCGCGCGTCGGCATTCCGATGGTCGCGACGATCTCCGCGCCGTCGTCGCTCGCGATCGAAATCGCGCGGCAAGCCGGGCTGCGGCTCGTGAGCTTCTGCCGCGAAGCGGGCTACGTCGACTACGGCTCCGCTTAG
- a CDS encoding aminoglycoside phosphotransferase family protein, with product MTQPLADPRLALLTDWLATFADRYALDPASLVPASADASFRRYFRIASAAAPGGTAIAVDAPPPEKCREFVQISQLLDAAGLNVPKVLEHDFDAGFMLITDLGTRSYISALDPAAPDAARPLMRDALDALIRWQLASREDVLPPFDEAFLRCEMELMPEWYVGRHLGKTLTDNARGVLDRTFALLIASARAQPQGYMLRDFMPRNLLIAQPNPGVLDFQDAVYGPLTYDVVSLLRDAFISWDEAFELDCFAYYWEKAKKAGLPVEPDFGEFYRQLEWMGLQRHIKVLGLFARINYRDHKPHYLADLPRFLGYARKVALRYRPLTPFARLLDELENKTAEVGYTF from the coding sequence ATGACGCAGCCCTTGGCCGATCCCCGCCTCGCCCTCCTCACCGACTGGCTCGCCACGTTCGCCGACCGCTACGCGCTCGACCCGGCGTCGCTCGTCCCTGCGTCCGCCGACGCGAGCTTCCGGCGCTATTTCCGCATCGCGAGCGCGGCCGCGCCGGGCGGAACCGCGATCGCCGTCGACGCGCCGCCGCCCGAGAAATGCCGCGAGTTCGTGCAGATCTCGCAGTTGCTCGACGCGGCCGGTCTGAACGTGCCGAAAGTGCTCGAACACGACTTCGACGCGGGCTTCATGCTCATCACCGATCTCGGCACGCGCTCGTACATCTCCGCGCTCGATCCCGCCGCGCCGGACGCCGCTCGGCCGCTGATGCGCGACGCGCTCGACGCGCTGATCCGCTGGCAGCTCGCGTCGCGCGAAGACGTGCTGCCGCCGTTCGACGAGGCGTTCCTGCGCTGCGAGATGGAGCTGATGCCCGAGTGGTACGTCGGCCGGCATCTCGGCAAGACGCTCACGGATAACGCGCGCGGCGTGCTCGACCGCACGTTCGCGCTGCTGATCGCGAGCGCGCGCGCGCAGCCGCAGGGCTACATGCTGCGCGACTTCATGCCCCGCAACCTGTTGATTGCTCAGCCGAACCCGGGCGTGCTCGACTTCCAGGACGCCGTCTACGGGCCGCTCACGTACGACGTCGTGTCGCTCTTGCGCGACGCGTTCATCAGTTGGGACGAGGCGTTCGAGCTCGACTGCTTCGCGTACTACTGGGAAAAGGCGAAGAAAGCCGGGCTGCCCGTCGAGCCCGACTTCGGCGAGTTCTACCGGCAGCTCGAATGGATGGGCCTGCAGCGCCACATCAAGGTGCTCGGCCTGTTCGCGCGGATCAACTACCGCGATCACAAGCCGCACTATCTCGCCGACCTGCCGCGCTTTCTCGGCTACGCGCGCAAGGTCGCGCTGCGCTACCGGCCGCTCACGCCGTTCGCGAGGCTGCTCGACGAGCTCGAAAACAAGACAGCCGAAGTCGGCTACACGTTCTGA
- a CDS encoding enoyl-CoA hydratase yields the protein MDIQIENAGGVLTITLARPAKKNAITAAMYQAMADALAAAQDDKSVRAIVIRGSDGNFSAGNDLDDFMKAPPKDENAPVFQFLRQIASAQKPVIAAVSGVAVGIGVTMLLHCDLVYAADTAQLSLPFAQLGLCPEAASSLLLPRLAGHQVAAEKLLLGEPFDALEAHRIGLVNRVLPAADLDAFAAEQAAKLVALPASSLRATKAFLKKGGGADVAARMSEEGDQFGRMLRSPEVREAITAFFEKRKPDFRQFD from the coding sequence ATGGATATCCAGATCGAAAACGCAGGCGGCGTGCTGACGATCACGCTCGCGCGCCCCGCGAAAAAGAACGCGATCACCGCGGCGATGTACCAGGCGATGGCCGATGCGCTCGCGGCGGCGCAGGATGACAAGTCGGTGCGCGCGATCGTGATTCGCGGCAGCGACGGCAACTTCAGCGCGGGCAACGATCTCGACGACTTCATGAAGGCGCCGCCGAAGGACGAGAACGCACCCGTGTTCCAGTTTCTGCGCCAGATCGCGAGCGCGCAGAAGCCGGTCATCGCGGCGGTTTCCGGCGTCGCGGTCGGCATCGGCGTGACGATGCTGCTGCACTGCGATCTCGTCTACGCGGCCGACACCGCGCAGCTCTCGCTGCCGTTCGCGCAGCTCGGACTGTGTCCCGAGGCGGCGTCGAGCCTGCTGCTGCCGCGTCTTGCCGGCCATCAGGTCGCGGCCGAGAAGCTCCTGCTCGGCGAGCCGTTCGACGCGCTCGAAGCGCACCGGATCGGCCTCGTGAACCGCGTGCTGCCCGCCGCGGATCTCGACGCGTTCGCCGCGGAGCAGGCGGCGAAGCTCGTCGCGCTGCCGGCATCGTCGCTGCGCGCGACGAAGGCGTTCCTCAAGAAGGGGGGCGGCGCGGACGTCGCCGCGCGGATGTCGGAAGAAGGCGACCAGTTCGGCCGGATGCTGCGCTCGCCCGAAGTGCGCGAGGCGATCACTGCGTTCTTCGAGAAGCGCAAGCCGGACTTCCGGCAGTTCGACTGA
- a CDS encoding acyl-CoA thioesterase, with protein sequence MTDSPLQLPQKPPALRVVPQPSDANVHGDVFGGWIMAQVDIAGSIPACRRANGRVATVAVNSFLFKQPVFVGDLLSFYASIVKTGNTSVTVDVEVYAQRMSLMSEIVKVTEATLTYVATDADRRPRALPPLE encoded by the coding sequence ATGACCGATTCGCCCCTGCAACTCCCGCAAAAACCGCCCGCGCTGCGCGTCGTGCCGCAACCGTCCGACGCGAACGTCCACGGCGACGTATTCGGCGGCTGGATCATGGCGCAGGTCGACATCGCGGGCTCGATCCCGGCGTGCCGCCGCGCGAACGGCCGGGTCGCGACGGTCGCGGTCAATTCTTTCCTGTTCAAGCAGCCGGTGTTCGTCGGCGATCTGCTGAGCTTCTACGCGAGCATCGTCAAGACGGGCAACACGTCGGTGACGGTCGACGTCGAGGTTTACGCACAGCGGATGAGTCTGATGAGCGAAATCGTCAAGGTGACCGAAGCGACCCTCACCTACGTCGCGACCGACGCCGATCGCCGCCCGCGGGCGCTGCCGCCGCTCGAATAA
- a CDS encoding ABCB family ABC transporter ATP-binding protein/permease, whose protein sequence is MRRYPASSEPAPIATGPRNDWQTIRSLLPYLTAYKWRVAFALTCLIGAKVASLGVPVVMKRIVDSLAAVQHLTALGRAEQSASIVLAGGVGLLVVAYAFVRLSTSLFTELREILFSKVTESAVRRLALQVFRHLHGLSLRFHLERQTGGMSRDIERGTRGIQQLISYSLYSILPTLVEVGLVLGFFAVKYEAYYAYVTFAALVAYIVFTVKVTEWRTHFRRTMNELDSRANSRAIDSLINYETVKYFGNEEWETQRYDENLKRYRKAAIRSQNSLSFLNFGQQAIIGAGLVFILWRATQGVLAGKLTLGDLVLINTFMLQLYIPLNFLGVVYRELKQSLTDMDRMFGLLSAAREVDDAPGAPALKVNGAQVRFERVNFSYEPARQILHDVDFTIEAGSTTAVVGHSGSGKSTLSRLLFRFYDLGRATGGAITIDGQDIRDVKQDSLRASIGIVPQDTVLFNDTIYYNIAYGRPSATRDEVIAAARAAHIHTFIESLPKGYDTPVGERGLKLSGGEKQRVAIARTILKNPPILVFDEATSALDSRSERAIQHELEQIARHRTTLVIAHRLSTVVHADQIIVMDHGRIVERGTHAELLRADGLYAQMWALQQQRAAADGAAAEEV, encoded by the coding sequence ATGCGCCGCTATCCCGCTTCTTCCGAGCCCGCGCCCATCGCGACCGGGCCGCGCAACGACTGGCAGACGATCCGCTCGCTGCTGCCGTACCTGACCGCCTACAAGTGGCGCGTCGCGTTCGCGCTCACGTGCCTGATCGGCGCGAAGGTCGCGAGCCTCGGCGTGCCCGTCGTGATGAAGCGGATCGTCGACAGTCTCGCCGCCGTCCAGCATCTGACCGCGCTCGGCCGCGCCGAGCAGTCGGCGAGCATCGTGCTCGCGGGCGGCGTGGGGCTCCTCGTGGTCGCGTACGCGTTCGTGCGTCTATCGACGTCGCTCTTCACCGAATTGCGCGAAATCCTGTTCTCGAAGGTGACGGAGAGCGCAGTGCGGCGGCTCGCGCTGCAGGTGTTCCGGCATCTGCACGGCCTGTCGCTGCGCTTTCACCTCGAACGGCAGACGGGCGGCATGTCGCGCGACATCGAGCGCGGCACGCGCGGCATCCAGCAATTAATCTCGTATTCGCTGTACAGCATCCTGCCGACGCTCGTCGAAGTGGGGCTCGTGCTCGGCTTCTTCGCCGTCAAGTACGAAGCGTATTACGCGTACGTGACGTTCGCGGCGCTCGTCGCGTACATCGTGTTCACCGTGAAGGTGACCGAGTGGCGCACGCATTTCCGCCGCACGATGAACGAGCTCGATTCGCGTGCGAACTCGCGTGCGATCGATTCGCTGATCAACTATGAGACGGTCAAGTATTTCGGCAACGAGGAGTGGGAAACGCAGCGCTACGACGAGAACCTGAAGCGCTACCGCAAGGCGGCGATCCGTTCGCAGAACTCGCTGTCGTTTCTCAACTTCGGCCAGCAGGCGATCATCGGCGCGGGGCTCGTGTTCATCCTGTGGCGCGCGACGCAGGGCGTGCTCGCGGGCAAGCTCACGCTCGGCGACCTCGTCCTCATCAACACCTTCATGCTGCAGTTGTACATTCCGCTCAACTTCCTGGGCGTCGTCTACCGCGAGCTGAAGCAGAGCCTGACCGACATGGACCGGATGTTCGGGCTGCTGTCGGCCGCGCGCGAAGTCGACGACGCGCCCGGCGCGCCCGCGCTGAAGGTGAACGGCGCGCAGGTGCGCTTCGAACGGGTGAATTTCAGCTACGAGCCGGCGCGGCAGATCCTGCACGACGTCGATTTCACGATCGAAGCGGGCTCGACGACCGCGGTCGTCGGCCACAGCGGCTCGGGCAAGTCGACACTGTCGCGCCTCTTGTTCCGCTTCTACGATCTCGGTCGCGCGACGGGCGGCGCGATCACGATCGACGGCCAGGACATCCGCGACGTGAAGCAGGATTCGCTGCGCGCGTCGATCGGCATCGTGCCGCAGGACACGGTGCTCTTCAACGACACGATCTACTACAACATCGCGTACGGCCGGCCGTCGGCGACGCGCGACGAGGTGATCGCGGCCGCGCGCGCCGCGCACATCCACACGTTCATCGAAAGTCTGCCGAAGGGCTATGACACGCCCGTCGGCGAGCGCGGGCTCAAGCTGTCGGGCGGCGAGAAGCAGCGCGTCGCGATCGCGCGGACGATCCTGAAGAACCCGCCGATCCTCGTGTTCGACGAAGCGACGTCGGCGCTCGATTCGCGTTCCGAGCGCGCGATCCAGCACGAGCTCGAGCAGATCGCGCGGCACCGGACGACGCTCGTGATCGCGCACCGGCTGTCGACCGTCGTGCACGCGGACCAGATCATCGTGATGGACCACGGGCGTATCGTCGAGCGCGGCACGCATGCCGAGCTGCTGCGCGCAGACGGCCTCTATGCGCAGATGTGGGCGCTGCAGCAGCAGCGCGCGGCGGCCGACGGCGCGGCGGCGGAAGAGGTTTAA
- a CDS encoding LPS-assembly protein LptD: MPPKTLFPLVPACDAAPRKKRLAVALLAVPGLVPAVSQAQLSGAAAEPQAFGSPWDLRLAPQLDEHPQKQRGKPATFVLGDHTNGTADQDLAAKGSAEIRRGNAVVKADAIHYDQDTDMADAYGKVTVSNAGTTFSGPEAHLKVEANQGFMTTPKYHFTATGGSGSAERVQLLDSERSVFTNGTYTGCQCTTNPAWYIKGTEFDFDTGADEGVARNGVLFFQGVPLFGSPWLTFPLSGERRSGFLPPTFSPFSSTNGFEFSLPYYFNIAPNRDLTVTPHIISKRGIFTQATFRYLSTNYSGTLTGEYLPDDRVAKRNRYAIYWQHQQNFGNGFGGYVYFNKVSDNLYPEDLGSTNQFVNGLQTIYQQEAGLTYNNGPWSVLGRYQHWQTLAPSVAPYGREPQLNVKYAKYNVGGFDFGAEADYSRFRITTADQPEGDRVMFNPYVSYGVYGPGYFVVPKAQMHFASYDLTTTTGGVPGQAKRFTYSIPTLSFDSGLIFDRSVRLFGQDFIQTLEPRLYYVYTPYRNQSDAPLFDTAVSDFGLAEIFTPNTFVGNDRIADANRLTAALTTRFINPTTGDERARFVIAQQYYFTDQRVTLLPTDASATARHSDLILGASVKLGAGFASETAFQYNVDNNQLVKSSVGFGYSPGERRVINVGYRYTRQNATLSNEPINQVLVSAQWPLTRRLYAVGRLNYDLASSRVVDGLVGFQYDADCWAFGVGVQRYANGVNTSGQQNSSTRVLAQLVLKGLTSIDNGLVSSFRAGVQGYTPLPPAPAPLSRFSNYD, encoded by the coding sequence ATGCCGCCTAAAACGTTATTCCCGCTCGTCCCAGCTTGCGATGCCGCGCCGCGCAAAAAACGGCTCGCGGTCGCGCTTTTGGCCGTACCGGGCCTCGTGCCGGCGGTGTCGCAGGCCCAGTTGTCGGGCGCCGCGGCCGAGCCGCAGGCGTTCGGCTCGCCGTGGGACCTTCGCCTCGCGCCGCAGCTCGACGAGCATCCGCAAAAGCAGCGCGGCAAGCCCGCGACGTTCGTCTTGGGCGACCACACGAACGGCACGGCCGACCAGGATCTCGCCGCGAAGGGCTCGGCCGAGATCCGGCGCGGCAATGCGGTCGTCAAGGCGGATGCGATCCACTACGACCAGGACACCGACATGGCCGACGCGTACGGCAAGGTCACGGTGTCGAACGCCGGCACGACGTTCTCGGGCCCCGAGGCGCATCTGAAGGTCGAGGCGAACCAGGGCTTCATGACGACGCCGAAGTACCATTTCACGGCGACGGGCGGCTCGGGCAGCGCCGAGCGGGTGCAACTGCTCGACAGCGAGCGCTCGGTGTTCACGAACGGCACCTACACGGGCTGCCAGTGCACGACGAACCCGGCGTGGTACATCAAGGGCACCGAGTTCGATTTCGATACGGGCGCCGACGAAGGCGTCGCGCGCAACGGCGTGCTGTTCTTCCAGGGCGTGCCGCTCTTCGGCAGCCCGTGGCTCACGTTCCCGCTGTCGGGCGAGCGGCGCAGCGGCTTCCTGCCGCCGACGTTCTCGCCGTTCAGCTCGACGAACGGCTTCGAATTCTCGCTGCCGTACTACTTCAATATCGCGCCGAATCGCGACCTGACGGTCACGCCGCACATCATCTCGAAGCGCGGGATCTTCACGCAGGCGACGTTCCGCTATCTGTCGACGAACTATTCGGGCACGCTGACGGGCGAATACCTGCCGGACGACCGTGTCGCGAAGCGCAACCGCTACGCGATCTACTGGCAGCACCAGCAGAACTTCGGCAACGGCTTCGGCGGCTACGTTTACTTCAACAAGGTTTCGGACAACCTGTATCCCGAGGATCTCGGATCCACGAACCAGTTCGTGAACGGGCTCCAGACGATTTATCAGCAGGAAGCCGGCCTGACGTACAACAACGGGCCGTGGTCCGTGCTCGGGCGCTACCAGCACTGGCAGACGCTCGCGCCGTCGGTCGCGCCGTACGGCCGCGAGCCGCAGTTGAACGTGAAGTACGCGAAGTACAACGTCGGCGGCTTCGACTTCGGCGCGGAAGCCGATTATTCGCGCTTCCGGATCACGACCGCCGACCAGCCGGAAGGCGATCGCGTGATGTTCAACCCGTACGTGTCGTACGGGGTGTACGGTCCCGGCTATTTCGTCGTACCGAAGGCGCAGATGCACTTCGCGTCGTACGACCTGACGACGACGACGGGCGGCGTGCCCGGCCAGGCGAAGCGCTTCACCTATTCGATTCCGACGCTCAGCTTCGATTCCGGGCTCATCTTCGACCGCTCGGTGCGCCTGTTCGGCCAGGATTTCATCCAGACGCTCGAGCCGCGGCTGTACTATGTGTACACGCCGTACCGGAACCAGTCGGACGCGCCGCTCTTCGACACGGCCGTGTCGGACTTCGGGCTCGCGGAGATCTTCACGCCGAACACCTTCGTCGGCAACGACCGGATCGCCGACGCGAACCGCCTGACGGCCGCGCTCACGACCCGCTTCATCAATCCGACGACGGGCGACGAGCGCGCGCGCTTCGTCATCGCGCAGCAGTACTACTTCACCGACCAGCGCGTGACGCTGCTGCCGACCGACGCGTCCGCGACCGCGCGGCACTCCGACCTGATCCTCGGTGCGTCGGTCAAGCTCGGCGCGGGCTTCGCGTCGGAAACCGCGTTCCAGTACAACGTCGACAACAACCAGCTCGTCAAGTCGAGCGTCGGCTTCGGCTACAGCCCGGGCGAGCGGCGCGTGATCAACGTCGGCTATCGCTACACGCGGCAGAACGCGACGCTCAGCAACGAGCCGATCAATCAGGTTCTCGTGTCCGCGCAATGGCCGCTCACGCGGCGGCTCTATGCGGTCGGCCGGCTCAACTACGATCTCGCGAGCAGCCGGGTTGTCGACGGTCTCGTCGGCTTCCAGTACGATGCCGACTGCTGGGCGTTCGGCGTTGGCGTCCAGCGCTACGCGAACGGCGTGAACACGTCGGGGCAGCAGAATTCGTCGACCCGCGTGCTCGCGCAGCTCGTGCTCAAG
- a CDS encoding acetyl-CoA C-acyltransferase codes for MSKQLQDAYIVAASRTPIGKAPRGAFKNTRPDELLVHAIKSAIAQVPEFDTKLIEDAIVGCAIPEAEQGLNVARMGALLAGLPNTVGGVTVNRFCASGITALAMAADRIRVGESDALLAAGVESMSMVPMMGNKPSMSPHIFDRNEDVGIAYGMGLTAERVAEQWKVSREDQDAFSVESHRKALAAQQAGEFKDEIAPYTIIERFPNLATGEIETKTREIAIDEGPRADTSIEGLAKLRAVFANKGSVTAGNSSQTSDGSGALLVVSEKVLKQFNLTPLARFVSFAVRGVPPEIMGIGPKEAIPAALKAAGLKQDDLDWIELNEAFAAQSLAVMRDLGLDPSKVNPIGGAIALGHPLGATGAIRAATVVHGLRRRNLKYGMVTMCVGTGMGAAGIIERL; via the coding sequence ATGAGCAAACAACTGCAAGACGCATACATCGTCGCCGCAAGCCGCACGCCGATCGGCAAGGCGCCCCGCGGTGCATTCAAGAACACGCGCCCGGACGAGCTGCTCGTCCACGCGATCAAGTCGGCGATCGCGCAGGTGCCGGAATTCGACACGAAGCTGATCGAAGACGCGATCGTCGGCTGCGCGATCCCCGAGGCAGAGCAGGGCCTGAACGTCGCGCGGATGGGCGCGCTGCTCGCGGGCCTGCCGAACACGGTCGGCGGCGTGACGGTGAACCGCTTCTGCGCATCGGGCATCACCGCGCTCGCGATGGCGGCGGACCGCATTCGCGTCGGCGAATCGGACGCGCTCCTCGCGGCCGGCGTCGAATCGATGAGCATGGTGCCGATGATGGGCAACAAGCCGTCGATGTCGCCGCACATCTTCGATCGCAACGAAGACGTCGGCATTGCCTACGGGATGGGCCTGACCGCCGAGCGCGTCGCCGAGCAGTGGAAGGTGAGCCGCGAAGACCAGGACGCGTTCTCGGTCGAGTCGCACAGGAAGGCGCTCGCCGCGCAGCAGGCGGGCGAGTTCAAGGACGAGATCGCGCCGTACACGATCATCGAGCGCTTCCCGAATCTCGCGACGGGCGAGATCGAGACGAAGACGCGCGAGATCGCGATCGACGAAGGCCCGCGTGCGGACACGTCGATCGAAGGCCTCGCGAAGCTGCGCGCGGTGTTCGCGAACAAGGGCTCGGTGACGGCGGGCAACAGCTCGCAGACATCGGACGGCTCGGGCGCGCTCCTCGTCGTGTCGGAGAAGGTGCTCAAGCAGTTCAACCTGACGCCGCTCGCGCGCTTCGTCAGCTTTGCCGTGCGCGGCGTGCCGCCGGAGATCATGGGCATCGGCCCGAAGGAAGCGATTCCGGCCGCGCTGAAGGCGGCGGGCCTGAAGCAGGACGATCTCGACTGGATCGAGCTGAACGAAGCATTCGCCGCGCAATCGCTGGCGGTGATGCGCGATCTCGGCCTCGATCCGTCGAAGGTCAACCCGATCGGCGGCGCGATCGCGCTCGGCCACCCGCTCGGCGCGACGGGCGCGATTCGCGCGGCGACCGTCGTGCACGGCCTGCGTCGTCGCAACCTGAAGTACGGGATGGTGACGATGTGCGTCGGGACCGGCATGGGTGCGGCAGGCATCATCGAGCGGCTCTGA
- the murU gene encoding N-acetylmuramate alpha-1-phosphate uridylyltransferase MurU: protein MTHTLDTAMIFAAGRGERMRPLTDTTPKPLLAAGGKPLIVWQIERLAAAGIRTIVVNHAWLGERIEATLGDGSRWGVRLVYSAEREALETAGGIAQALPLIEDGSGPKVFVCVAGDVYANFDYATLRARAAALAAAPEPGMHLVMVPNPPFHPAGDFALDGDGLLSLDGAPRVTFGNIALYDSRMFRALPAGTRSRLTPYFRETIAARRATGELYAGVWENVGTPAQLSELDAALRAAR from the coding sequence ATGACGCACACACTCGACACGGCGATGATCTTCGCCGCCGGGCGCGGCGAACGGATGCGCCCGCTCACCGACACGACGCCGAAGCCGCTCCTCGCGGCGGGCGGCAAGCCGCTGATCGTCTGGCAGATCGAGCGGCTCGCCGCGGCGGGCATTCGCACGATCGTCGTCAACCACGCATGGCTCGGCGAGCGGATCGAGGCCACTCTTGGCGACGGCTCGCGCTGGGGCGTGCGGCTCGTCTATTCGGCCGAGCGCGAGGCGCTCGAAACGGCGGGCGGAATCGCGCAGGCGCTGCCGCTCATCGAGGACGGCAGCGGGCCGAAGGTGTTCGTCTGCGTCGCGGGTGACGTCTACGCAAACTTCGACTACGCGACGCTGCGCGCGCGCGCCGCCGCGCTGGCTGCGGCGCCCGAGCCCGGCATGCACCTCGTGATGGTGCCGAACCCGCCGTTCCATCCGGCGGGCGACTTCGCGCTCGACGGCGACGGCCTGCTGTCGCTCGACGGCGCGCCGCGCGTCACATTCGGCAACATCGCGCTCTACGACTCGCGAATGTTCCGCGCTCTGCCCGCCGGCACGCGCAGCCGGCTCACCCCCTATTTTCGCGAAACGATCGCCGCGCGCCGCGCGACGGGCGAGCTATATGCGGGTGTGTGGGAGAACGTCGGCACGCCGGCGCAACTGAGCGAGCTCGACGCCGCGCTGAGGGCAGCGCGCTGA
- a CDS encoding nitrate reductase associated protein, whose product MGLSDAPLLFNFEVVSSEDLTYIPMIVRFNLDRFGLRISLEQWQMLPIEDRKLLARFPADEDVVIEPNFDHALFEMLRTHANVEPSWFQPDEHPAWRSADAVPDALVAQSGLAGLQAPSAAQWATLTPFQRYVLAKLSRKPKLNHDFIPAMREFGLSAH is encoded by the coding sequence ATGGGACTGAGCGACGCGCCGTTGCTGTTCAATTTCGAAGTCGTATCGTCGGAGGATCTGACCTACATTCCGATGATCGTCCGTTTCAACCTCGACCGCTTCGGGCTGCGGATCTCGCTCGAGCAATGGCAGATGCTGCCGATCGAGGATCGCAAGCTGCTCGCGCGCTTTCCGGCCGACGAAGACGTCGTGATCGAGCCGAACTTCGATCATGCGCTGTTCGAGATGCTGCGTACGCACGCGAACGTTGAGCCGAGCTGGTTCCAGCCGGACGAGCATCCGGCCTGGCGCAGCGCCGATGCGGTGCCGGATGCGCTCGTCGCGCAGAGCGGGCTGGCCGGGCTGCAGGCGCCGTCGGCCGCGCAGTGGGCGACGCTCACGCCGTTTCAACGCTACGTGCTCGCGAAGCTGTCGCGCAAGCCGAAGCTCAACCACGACTTCATCCCCGCGATGCGCGAGTTCGGCCTCTCCGCGCATTGA